The following proteins come from a genomic window of Stegostoma tigrinum isolate sSteTig4 chromosome 30, sSteTig4.hap1, whole genome shotgun sequence:
- the mrpl34 gene encoding 39S ribosomal protein L34, mitochondrial: MSFVRAVVRGCRWGPVQFLAPVVPSSSSLCKFFSSLLSRPSGLLTLSPSARQPEAGGLSSRLFPWSQGQVRTKKRGTEYQPKTIKRIRTHGWKKRISTRGGIEVILRRMLKGRKSLTY; this comes from the exons ATGAGCTTCGTGAGGGCGGTGGTTCGGGGCTGCAG GTGGGGGCCAGTGCAGTTTTTGGCCCCTGTTGTACCATCAAGCTCCAGTCTGTGCAAGTTCTTTAGCTCCCTCCTGTCACGGCCCAGTGGCCTCCTGACCCTGAGCCCATCAGCAAGGCAGCCGGAAGCTGGCGGCCTGAGCTCCCGGCTTTTCCCTTGGAGCCAGGGGCAGGTCCGGACGAAGAAACGTGGCACTGAGTACCAGCCAAAGACCATCAAGAGGATACGTACTCATGGCTGGAAGAAGCGTATTAGCACCCGGGGTGGCATTGAGGTGATACTGCGAAGGATGCTCAAGGGACGGAAGTCATTGACTTATTGA